The following nucleotide sequence is from Cellvibrio sp. PSBB006.
GGTGTTTGCGGCCAAGGCGTCGCATTGGTTGTTGTATGCGCTGATGTTTGCCATGCCGTTGGTTGGCTGGTCTATGTTGTCGGCAGGCGGTTATCCGGTGACGATGTTCGGTGGTTTTACACTGCCAGCCATTGCCCCCCACAACGCCACCGTTTATGCCGTATTGCGTAGCGCTCACACCTGGCTGGCGCTGCTTCTGTTTGTCACGGTGCTGATGCATTTAGCGGCGGCGCTGTTCCACGCCTGGGTGCGCCGCGATGGGGTGTTTGCGAGCATGGCGCGGGGAGATGATCCTACCAATGCCAATTCAACCAGCGAATAGTTTTTTCACCTCCCTAAATA
It contains:
- a CDS encoding cytochrome b, with product MNATENNNHLPSRSAPRHFNLTARILHWSMALMILAMLFIGIGMVASLSLRPTLISLHRPLGIAILLLVIVRLINRLRHRPPPLPADLPAVQVFAAKASHWLLYALMFAMPLVGWSMLSAGGYPVTMFGGFTLPAIAPHNATVYAVLRSAHTWLALLLFVTVLMHLAAALFHAWVRRDGVFASMARGDDPTNANSTSE